In Catalinimonas alkaloidigena, a single genomic region encodes these proteins:
- a CDS encoding endo-1,4-beta-xylanase → MQHIASKVLGAALVFGFPFLGWAQGPPITVQAESGTLGADFATLTEASVSYITSQTDFINTTNPGSDARVVTYSVTFPSAGSYALYARVRVGPGAGNDDSFFYGNGFGTHPSTDDNGWITANQLGSVGYTDADAVVGAGGNAMTGVWKWIKLSDFNGGEAPPAFTVPEGALTQTFQIGGREDGLDFDQFAFAPVGVYYTVANLDSGQAGTYYPPLGPNEPRLVEAERGDLILETDTPVFAIATEGDLQYVRVVEDFAATQAPGDSLHVITYEVNFPNAGTYDLYARIRVGAGNFNDDSFYYGNGFGAKSPTDENDWITVNGLGAAGYADATDVVAGGGSDGTDVWKWINLSEFAGQGETPITFTVTEEALVQTFQLGGRENGLDFDKLAFGPDTVYYTVANLDNGEAGSVTPPPPPFTPTGPPIAQGKSKFLGNVYSASQRPYFENYWNQITPENAGKWGSVERIRDNMNWTELDSAYALAKNNGFPFHFHVLIWGSQQPNWIDTLAPATQLEEIEEWMSLVAERYPDIEFVEVVNEPLHQPPNQPGNGRGNYLEALGGDGVTGWDWIINSFRMAREYFPNSQLMINDYSIINDGNATRRYLEIVRLLQEESLIDIIGVQGHAFSTTGPEATFKTNLDSLASTGLPLQVTELDIDGPTDAQQLAEYQRIFPVLWEHPAMMGITLWGWKPGQWRTAQGAFLAQENGAERPALVWLREYVSGLPTALDENQLMRASWRLYPNPSVAGQFTVMREGESPATLQILNTQGQLLQQQTLHRSLETVQHTLTPGLYFVRVSGAQGSTTRKLLVQ, encoded by the coding sequence ATGCAACACATTGCCTCCAAAGTGCTGGGCGCAGCATTGGTCTTTGGCTTTCCGTTTCTCGGATGGGCGCAGGGTCCGCCGATCACCGTTCAGGCCGAATCGGGCACCCTGGGAGCCGATTTCGCCACCCTGACCGAAGCGAGCGTCTCGTACATCACTTCACAAACCGATTTTATCAACACAACCAATCCCGGCAGCGATGCTCGCGTGGTTACCTATTCGGTAACGTTTCCCAGCGCCGGTTCGTACGCCCTCTACGCACGCGTGCGTGTGGGCCCCGGTGCGGGCAACGACGATAGCTTCTTTTACGGCAACGGGTTCGGCACCCACCCCTCGACCGACGACAATGGCTGGATTACGGCTAACCAACTGGGTTCGGTCGGCTATACCGATGCCGACGCGGTGGTCGGTGCGGGCGGCAACGCGATGACGGGCGTCTGGAAATGGATCAAGCTGTCGGACTTCAACGGCGGCGAGGCCCCGCCTGCCTTTACCGTACCGGAAGGAGCCCTGACCCAGACGTTCCAGATCGGAGGACGGGAAGATGGCCTGGACTTCGATCAGTTCGCGTTTGCGCCGGTGGGCGTTTATTACACCGTCGCCAACCTCGATAGCGGGCAGGCCGGAACGTATTACCCGCCGCTGGGCCCGAACGAGCCCCGGCTGGTGGAAGCGGAACGGGGTGACCTGATTCTGGAGACCGATACCCCCGTTTTTGCCATCGCCACCGAAGGCGATCTCCAGTACGTCCGGGTGGTTGAAGATTTTGCCGCCACGCAGGCGCCCGGCGACTCGCTGCACGTCATCACCTACGAGGTGAATTTTCCCAATGCGGGAACCTACGATCTGTACGCGCGCATCCGGGTCGGTGCCGGTAACTTCAATGACGACAGTTTTTACTACGGCAACGGATTCGGGGCGAAATCGCCTACGGACGAAAATGATTGGATCACCGTCAACGGCCTGGGGGCGGCTGGATACGCCGACGCGACGGATGTGGTGGCCGGGGGCGGCTCTGACGGCACTGACGTATGGAAGTGGATCAACCTTTCGGAGTTTGCCGGACAAGGGGAAACGCCCATTACGTTTACCGTGACGGAAGAGGCGCTGGTGCAAACGTTTCAACTCGGAGGACGGGAAAACGGACTCGATTTCGACAAGCTGGCCTTCGGGCCGGATACTGTCTATTACACGGTAGCCAACCTCGACAACGGCGAAGCGGGTTCGGTCACCCCACCCCCGCCGCCCTTCACGCCAACGGGGCCGCCCATTGCCCAGGGCAAAAGCAAATTTCTGGGGAACGTCTACAGCGCCTCCCAGCGGCCTTACTTCGAAAATTACTGGAACCAGATTACGCCCGAAAACGCCGGCAAATGGGGCAGTGTGGAACGCATACGCGACAACATGAACTGGACCGAGCTCGATTCGGCCTACGCCCTGGCGAAAAACAACGGCTTTCCGTTTCACTTCCACGTGCTGATCTGGGGGTCGCAACAACCCAACTGGATCGACACGCTCGCGCCCGCCACGCAACTCGAAGAGATTGAGGAATGGATGTCGCTGGTAGCCGAGCGCTATCCGGACATCGAATTTGTGGAAGTCGTGAACGAGCCCCTCCACCAACCACCGAACCAGCCGGGCAACGGCCGGGGAAATTACCTTGAAGCGCTGGGCGGCGACGGCGTCACGGGCTGGGACTGGATCATCAACTCGTTCCGCATGGCGCGGGAATACTTCCCGAATTCGCAACTGATGATCAACGATTACAGCATCATCAACGACGGGAACGCCACCCGGCGGTACCTGGAAATCGTCCGTCTGTTGCAGGAAGAATCGCTCATCGACATCATCGGCGTCCAGGGACACGCATTTTCGACCACCGGCCCGGAGGCCACGTTCAAGACCAACCTCGATTCGCTGGCGAGCACCGGTCTGCCCCTTCAGGTCACCGAACTCGACATCGACGGCCCTACCGACGCACAGCAGTTGGCGGAATACCAACGCATTTTTCCGGTATTGTGGGAACATCCGGCCATGATGGGCATCACCTTATGGGGCTGGAAGCCCGGCCAGTGGCGCACGGCCCAGGGGGCGTTTCTGGCCCAGGAAAACGGCGCGGAGCGACCGGCGCTGGTCTGGTTGCGCGAGTACGTTTCCGGCCTACCGACGGCGCTCGACGAAAACCAGTTGATGCGTGCTTCGTGGCGGCTTTACCCGAACCCGTCCGTGGCCGGTCAGTTTACCGTAATGCGCGAGGGCGAGTCGCCCGCCACGCTTCAAATTCTGAACACGCAGGGACAGCTTCTGCAACAGCAAACCCTACACCGCTCGCTGGAAACTGTGCAGCACACGCTAACGCCAGGCCTTTATTTTGTGCGCGTGTCCGGCGCGCAGGGCAGCACGACCCGCAAGCTTCTGGTGCAATAA